A segment of the Lycium ferocissimum isolate CSIRO_LF1 chromosome 10, AGI_CSIRO_Lferr_CH_V1, whole genome shotgun sequence genome:
CAAGCAGCCTTTTCActttgaatgcgtgaaataaaGAAAGAGCGAAAACAGTACTAATACAACAAGACAAAGATGTTATTTCTAATAGAGCTCAACTTGAGAGGATCACAATCCGATTTTCTTCTCCACCTTCTGAATTTGGTTAAGGAAAATCCATGTCATCTGTATAggcaaaagaaagaagcaaaCATACATTAAAAGCTGACACAAAACCGAGATAACAAAAGTTAGGAGAAACAGAGGGAAACATACCATAACGTGAGGGGCAATCCTAACGCAATATACTGGAAATCCAGTGTAAAATTTGAAGGGTCCTCCAGCCTTCAAAGTCTTCATGGCACAATCGAGAGAACCAGTGTAGGGAAATTTTCCTTCAGCATCTGGCTGCATTTTCTGAATCTGAGTCTTGACATAATCAAATGGTAAACTGCAAGCAGCAGCAAAGAATCCAGAAACAGTGCTGGCCCCTGTGATTTTAGGAAAAGGGAGAGGTTTTAGTTGTAAGAATGAGAAACATTGAGCTCATAGGAGATATAAAACATTGACCTCATTTTAGAGTGTTTAGCCAAGCTTTTAGAGGAAAAAATTAGGCGCTCCTGAGCAGTAGCAGAAACTGTTTTTCAAAAGTTAAGAAAAGTagttttgcccaaaagcacttttggaCCATTGGGCAAGCACAAAGTATTGCTCTAATATTGGTAAAAGGGTTTTTCAAAATGATTAACCAAACACTAACTGCGCTTCTCCAAAAGTAATTCTgacaaaaaacacttttgaaacATTGGCCAAGCAGAAAGTACTGCTCTAACAGTggcaaaagtgtttttcaaaatgattagccaaacacaaacgaCAACTCTCCAACTGACAAAAAGCACTTTATAAAATAATCAGATTTTGTAAGCTTGCAAACTGGCTATAAAATCAAGGTCCTTGGAAACATTTGTACTAAAAATTATCTTACCTACTACTGTAGCTGCCTCGCCCAGGCCAAGGTTGTCCCTACAGAACTCCACACTCTGATCATAAGAGGCAAGCATTCCCATATTCAATGCCATTGCCCTTACAACTGTGGGGCCAGCACCTTTCCAGAGGGCTAGAACTCCTTCATCAGCCACAATACGGCCGAGTGCATGGAATGCATTTTTATAATTACGTCTCTGTGCTAAAGGCACAGTAGCATCAGCTTGCATACGGATGAGGGCCAAATCTGCTGGACTGCCAACAGATGCACCAATTGCTCCAGCTGTCAGACCACACAAAGCCTTTTGGTATAGAGGTAAGGGCTTCCCGTCATTCGCCTCAATGGCCTTGTTTGTCAGAATTCTATTTCAAGAAAAAACCAGAAGGCAAAAAAGTCAGTCCtacttttttattctttttcttttaatggaTGAATATACAAAGGATCTTATCAAGCAAAGGCATAACAGCACTAAGTTGGACTATTAAAAATTCATCCCCAAAATAACCAAAAATATACTCGTTTATAGCTAGGTCCTCTTTGTTCTAAAGAAAACATTGAGCTTAACTTTAAATCACAAAACTTCAAGGTCTTACACTCTTTGCTGAAGGGCAcagaaaacagaaaaaaatagGCACATTTTATTTAATGATAGCCATAGGCTAGTTACATGCAAAATGCAGCGTCCGGTTGCACAAATTTCGAATGTCCTAAAATCCCTGAAAGATGGCCTACCAACTTACCTTCCCAAGAAAAAAGACAACGGATTCTCATTGATTCACATAAAGGATGGAACACCAAAATATTTCTTAACAATCAGAGTGTTCCATGTGGTTTTTACACTAGTAGCTACACTCGACACTTCAATCATGCATGGAGTAGGTGAAGTAAACCTttgtatttttctaaaattcaTCACATCACTTTTCCTTCTACCTGCTGCTTTTGTTTTACACGCCAATTATTTCCAGAAGCTGTGCCAGCTCAATATTTCAATACACATAAAATTTTAGCAAACGTCTGAATCCCAATGGAGGTCCAACTACCACATCACACATCTTGCAAAtaaaattagtagaaaagcaCAATAGAATAAAACCAATAAGCACATCTATCTAGGTATCACTATTACTTTGaaaacctcaaaaaaaaaaaaaaaaaaaattgaaactggCAATGTTTTTCGGGAAAACTCCAATTTATTGCACACTAGTATATTATGTATAAGACATAGTTGTGGGGGGTATGACGTGTCACAACGATGAGCCAAGATGCATCAAAGAACAATAGAAGGCTATCCTAAGGGCTGTGCAAAGTATTATGAACCTTGACATATATCAAtagaaacagcctctctacctaccatggtaggggtaaggtctgcgtacactctaccctccccagaccctacttgagtgggattacactgggcaCGTTGTTGTTGACATATACCAATAGCATTTGAAAACCTTAGACAGACCGACTCATTCTGAAGGGGGAAAAGATAAAATATAGAACAAACAATCACCTGAATGACCCAAGTCGGGCTGTTGTGTAGGTTGCCTGCCTAAGAAGCCCAGCTGACAGACCCTGCACAAGATGATAAAATAATTGATAGCATGAAATCACAAAAAATAACCATACAACATAAAAGTTAAAGGGGAAGTGCATCCAACCATCAGCTTTCAGTGAAGCTTATCCAACATGCATGATATTACTTTAGACAACCTTGATATAAAACATCAGCCTTAAATTGAAAGGATATCGACCATCTCAGGGTCAAGATTATTCAAGCATTGGGAAGTCCAACTGATCATTTGAAACTATGGTACctaaattttataatatttgatCTTTCTCAATTGTCTTTGAAGCAAAATCATCCAGATTTTAGGTAGGATAATATATTTTCCCTAAGTACTCTCACCTTATGGAGTTCAATTAATGTTACCCACACCTATCTAATCCATGATATATTATAACTATAGCATTGGCTAATcattggaaacagcctctcttcCTCCCGAGTTAGGGGTAAGAtctgcacacacacaccaccctccccagaacccacttgtgggattaaacggggtatgttgttgtagcaTTGACCAATCAAAAGTTTGAATCAGAGTATCTCCATAACGTCACACAAAATAAGGGCATTGCAGGACGTAAAACATTTGTATTAAATGCAGAAAGATTTTCACTAGCTCATTTCTAGAGCAAAGTATCATCtaattttcttgttgattttatccAAGTGCACTATCATTGgatgaatttttttcaaattgttCCTTTTGGACATCTAAATTTTTCAGGATCACATGAAGTAGTATAAAGATTCATTCTAGTCAGAGATCAACAAGTAAAAGGTGCAAACATTATAATCAGCGACCAaggtgctttttttttttttttttttttttaaattaaggtAATCAATGACCAAGTCAACCATACATAGATATAAATCTAAAGGGGAACAAACCTTGTAAAAGGCACCAAAGCCTTCATTTTTAAGCATGGTCTTGGTGACATCAACTGCTGATCCCTGACCCAATTGTATCCTCACCTGCcatcaaagaaaaaaaggtactATAAATCAGAATAGATCCCatcaaactttaaaaaaatagccTCACAAACTGCAAGATTCAGACTTTAGACTATATTGCATAAGAAAAAAGCCCCAAAGATTCAGTCTTTCACGGCCTTGTTCATTCACTACAAAACAACTCTAAATTGAAAAGAAATGTGACATACTGGAGGGCAGATTTATAGCATTACTATGGtgccccacttgtgggatcacattagcatgttgttgttgtgaactCATGGTCTTTCCGCCAAACTAGATATTTTATATCTAGAATTGCTCTAGTATTATCAACTAGCAACCAAACTCCAAAAAGGCTAAACAGTGCATTTGGTTGCatgttgagttatttacctagaGAAAAAGGGGTCATTTCCGACTTAATACTTTTTTTCACTCTATTTTAGTGGTGCACCCATGTTATAAAAATCATAGATCCGCCTCTGGGGAGACATTTAAACAAAATCCCATTTTATCCAAGATCTGAAGTCACCAAATACACACCAAAAGTTCAAAACCATAcatcccaacaaaacataaacacaacaaaaacaagACAAACCCAACAAAGACACTCACTTGATCCAAGATCTAAACCCGACCCACTAACCAAAACACATCTCAAAACCAAAAAAGACATTCAATACATCAAAAAGACACCATCTTTACTAAACAAGATCACTAACAAACAAAGCATAGTGAGTGAggttttatcttgattttgttgttattattgtaaTCTGAATTCAAGGCACTTACCAAACACATCTCAAAactcaaaaacatcaaaaaAGGCAGGATCTTTACAAACAAGAACACTAAACAAACAAGAAAAGCAATACCcataaagaaaaatcaaatccaaacttaaacatctcaaacacatctcaaaactcaaaaacatcaaaaaAGGCAGGATCTTTACAAACAAGAACACTAAACAAACAAGAAAAGCAATACCcataaagaaaaatcaaatctttATGGGTAAATTACCTTAAACCCCACTAACCAAACACATCTCAAAACCtcaaaaacatcaaaaaaaGGCAGGATCTTtacaaacaagaaaaacaatacCCATAAAGATCAATCAAGTGTGTTACCCATAATAATCAAATCTTTATCCGTAAATTACATTTAAAACCCACTAAACCAAACACAtctcaaaacccaaaaaaaaacctCAAAAACATCAAAAAAGGCAGGATCTTTACAAACAAGAACACTAAAAAACCACAGTTATATCcataaaaatcaaatctttaAGGGTAAATTATTACCTTAATCATATCAATGGGTTGAATAACAAGCATACCAGAAGCACCAccatcaacattaataacaacaaaatcaagacaatcccaacaacaCAATCACTTGATCCAAGATCTGAACCCAACCAACCATCCAAACACATCTCAaaatccccccaaaaaaaatcaaaaacatcaaaaagACACTATCTTTACAAATCAAGAACACTAAACACAAGAAAAGCAATACCAAAAAATCAAATCTTTATGGGTAAATTACCTTAAACTAACCAAACACATCTCAAAACCTCAAAAACATCAAAAAAGGCAGGATCTTTACAAACAAGAACACTaaacaaacaagaaaaacaataacCATAAATGATTAAATGTGTTCTAAGTTATTACCTTAATCATATCAATGGGTTGAATAACACAAGTGGCAAGCATACCAGAAGCACCTCCATTAACAAATGGCTTAACAGTTGGCCAAACACCTCCAGATTTAGGCTTCTCACCCATTCTTCTTTTttagcctctttttttttttctctttagaTTTCAAAGAGAG
Coding sequences within it:
- the LOC132032534 gene encoding mitochondrial dicarboxylate/tricarboxylate transporter DTC produces the protein MGEKPKSGGVWPTVKPFVNGGASGMLATCVIQPIDMIKVRIQLGQGSAVDVTKTMLKNEGFGAFYKGLSAGLLRQATYTTARLGSFRILTNKAIEANDGKPLPLYQKALCGLTAGAIGASVGSPADLALIRMQADATVPLAQRRNYKNAFHALGRIVADEGVLALWKGAGPTVVRAMALNMGMLASYDQSVEFCRDNLGLGEAATVVGASTVSGFFAAACSLPFDYVKTQIQKMQPDAEGKFPYTGSLDCAMKTLKAGGPFKFYTGFPVYCVRIAPHVMMTWIFLNQIQKVEKKIGL